In one window of Rhodopseudomonas palustris HaA2 DNA:
- a CDS encoding ABC transporter permease, producing MGSYLVRRLASTIPVVVVVAALIFFVLRLAPGDPALAIAGDGATPAQLEALRAQLGLDKSILQQFLIWGESLLRLDLGQSLYYHIPVTTLIGQRLPPTASLAILTMLISVPIAVYLGALAASRQGSSIDRMVNASAVIAFSIPVFVLGYVLIWLFALKMGLLPVQGTGPADAGLLTKLKYFILPAVGLAFGQIALLTRVTRASVIDVLHEDFIKTAYAKGASAKRVLWRHAVRNAAVPIVTIIGLSFAVLIGGVVVSETVYAIPGLGKLTVDSVLARDFPVVQGLVIFFSFTYVGINLLVDVLYVALDPRIRY from the coding sequence ATGGGTAGCTATCTTGTGCGACGGCTGGCGTCCACCATCCCCGTGGTGGTTGTCGTTGCCGCTCTCATCTTCTTTGTTCTGCGGCTCGCCCCCGGCGATCCGGCTTTGGCCATCGCCGGGGACGGCGCGACGCCGGCACAACTGGAAGCCCTTCGGGCCCAGCTCGGCCTCGACAAGAGCATTTTGCAGCAATTCCTCATCTGGGGGGAATCGCTGCTCCGATTGGATCTCGGCCAGTCCCTCTACTACCACATCCCCGTCACCACGCTCATCGGCCAGCGCCTGCCTCCGACGGCAAGCCTGGCGATCCTGACCATGCTCATCTCGGTCCCGATCGCCGTCTATCTCGGCGCACTGGCGGCGTCCCGGCAAGGAAGCTCGATCGATCGCATGGTGAATGCGAGCGCCGTCATCGCATTCTCCATACCCGTCTTCGTGCTGGGTTACGTCCTGATCTGGCTGTTTGCGCTGAAAATGGGTCTGCTTCCGGTGCAGGGCACCGGCCCTGCGGACGCCGGACTGTTGACGAAACTCAAATACTTCATCCTTCCGGCCGTCGGACTGGCGTTCGGCCAGATCGCGCTGCTGACACGCGTAACGCGCGCCTCGGTCATCGACGTCCTGCACGAGGATTTCATCAAGACCGCCTACGCGAAGGGCGCCTCCGCAAAGCGGGTTCTGTGGCGCCACGCCGTTCGCAACGCCGCGGTCCCCATCGTCACCATCATCGGGCTGTCCTTCGCGGTGCTGATCGGCGGCGTGGTCGTCTCCGAGACCGTTTACGCCATTCCCGGGCTCGGCAAACTGACCGTCGACTCGGTGCTGGCGCGGGACTTCCCGGTGGTCCAGGGCCTCGTGATCTTTTTCTCGTTCACCTATGTCGGCATCAACCTGCTGGTCGACGTCCTCTACGTCGCGCTCGACCCGCGCATTCGATATTGA
- a CDS encoding ABC transporter substrate-binding protein, whose product MSSLRLKSCVAGLLLATTATFAQADTLRVVPTAPLQILDPLSTTAYITRDHGFMVYDTLFGTDLEGKVHPEMVEKYAVDEAATTWTFTLREGLAFHDGSPVTSADAIASLQRWQSKDTLGGKMKARTTAMTAVDDRTFQIKLSAPFGPMLTALGKPSAIVPFIMPKAVIDEAGSGPITKIIGSGPFKFVANEFKPGERAVYVKNEAYKPRSEPASGTSGGKVVKLDKVEWIFLKDAQTAVNALRNKEIDYIDQPSYEQVADLQKDPNIDIVNRPLSLSFVMRFNTLTPPFNDLRVRRAAMLAVNQDAVLKVQIGVPGAYQSCASVYPCGTIYSSTPDNYTGKPNFAEARKLLAEAKYDGTPIVILDAPEVRVQSKTAPMMSALLQQAGFKTQLLPLDWASWLQKRTNTAPAKDGGWNLFIAAWSPYDLTVPISSAPLTANGRAGWPGWFEDAQVEALLGQFINAPDLPEQKAIATKIQTRILEQGAIAPLGQADQFSVMRKGSLEGLLPRIASTVFWNVSVTGK is encoded by the coding sequence ATGAGCAGCTTGAGACTGAAATCGTGCGTAGCCGGCCTCCTTCTGGCGACCACCGCAACTTTCGCGCAGGCCGACACGCTTCGCGTCGTTCCGACCGCGCCGCTTCAGATCCTCGATCCGTTGTCCACGACGGCCTACATTACGCGGGACCATGGCTTCATGGTCTACGACACCCTGTTCGGGACCGACCTCGAGGGGAAGGTGCATCCCGAGATGGTGGAAAAATACGCCGTCGACGAGGCCGCCACGACCTGGACCTTCACGTTGCGCGAAGGGCTCGCCTTTCACGACGGCAGCCCGGTGACCTCTGCGGACGCCATCGCCTCGTTGCAGCGATGGCAGTCGAAGGACACCCTCGGCGGCAAGATGAAAGCCCGGACGACCGCCATGACCGCGGTCGATGACCGGACCTTCCAGATCAAACTGTCAGCGCCGTTCGGCCCTATGCTCACCGCCCTCGGCAAGCCCTCGGCGATCGTTCCGTTCATCATGCCGAAGGCCGTGATCGACGAGGCCGGCAGCGGGCCCATCACCAAGATCATCGGGTCGGGTCCTTTCAAGTTCGTCGCAAACGAATTCAAGCCCGGCGAGCGCGCGGTGTACGTCAAGAACGAAGCGTACAAGCCGCGCAGCGAGCCGGCGTCGGGAACATCCGGCGGCAAGGTGGTCAAGCTCGACAAGGTCGAATGGATCTTCCTCAAGGACGCCCAGACCGCGGTGAACGCGCTGCGCAACAAGGAGATCGACTACATCGACCAGCCTTCCTACGAGCAGGTCGCCGACCTGCAGAAGGACCCCAACATCGATATCGTCAACCGTCCGCTGTCGCTCTCCTTCGTGATGCGGTTCAATACCCTGACGCCGCCGTTCAACGATCTCAGGGTGCGACGTGCGGCAATGCTCGCCGTCAACCAGGACGCCGTCCTCAAGGTGCAGATCGGCGTACCCGGCGCTTATCAGAGCTGCGCCTCGGTCTATCCCTGCGGAACGATCTATTCGAGCACGCCGGACAACTACACCGGCAAACCGAATTTCGCCGAAGCCAGGAAGCTGCTGGCTGAGGCCAAATACGACGGGACGCCGATCGTTATCCTCGATGCGCCCGAGGTCCGCGTTCAAAGCAAGACCGCGCCGATGATGTCGGCCCTGCTCCAGCAGGCCGGCTTCAAGACCCAGCTGCTTCCGCTGGATTGGGCGAGCTGGCTGCAGAAGCGGACCAACACGGCGCCCGCCAAGGATGGCGGCTGGAATCTGTTCATAGCCGCCTGGTCCCCCTACGACCTTACGGTTCCGATCTCCTCGGCGCCGCTGACCGCGAACGGCAGGGCCGGATGGCCCGGCTGGTTCGAAGACGCTCAGGTCGAAGCGCTGCTGGGCCAGTTCATCAATGCCCCGGATCTGCCCGAGCAGAAGGCCATCGCGACCAAGATTCAGACTCGCATCCTGGAGCAAGGCGCGATCGCGCCGCTCGGCCAGGCGGATCAGTTCAGCGTGATGCGAAAGGGCTCGCTCGAGGGCCTGCTGCCGCGGATCGCCTCGACCGTGTTCTGGAACGTGTCGGTGACCGGCAAGTAA
- a CDS encoding LysR family transcriptional regulator, with protein MAEPTLKQIRMFLAVARHRSFRVAGDRVSASQSSISIQIKQLEDRVGLALFDRTTRVVKLTPAGSELLADFERLAAMADEVRVKCAQLAAGRTGQLRIGVLPSIAEHLLPEVIAEFSRELPGVHFEIFEAVEQELIAAVKVGRCDLGLTSARMLERGMTFEGLFSDDLFAVMLSSHPLASLDEIPIAALAERPLILTKWGTSLRLAASQAFEDEGIAIVPAYEVTNMATALGFAAKGLGVALLPASAVRNMQNVATVARPLRGQAGSRMMGILQLEGAVSYPLQQRFIALLRSVVATAASRQVLAPES; from the coding sequence ATGGCTGAACCGACCCTGAAACAGATTCGTATGTTTCTCGCTGTGGCCAGGCACCGCAGTTTTCGTGTCGCGGGCGACCGGGTTTCGGCGTCCCAGTCGAGTATTTCCATTCAGATCAAGCAGTTGGAAGATCGTGTCGGGCTTGCTTTGTTCGACCGCACGACCCGGGTGGTGAAACTGACCCCGGCGGGCTCGGAACTGCTCGCGGATTTCGAGCGTCTCGCGGCCATGGCCGACGAGGTCCGCGTCAAATGTGCGCAATTGGCCGCCGGGCGAACCGGTCAACTCAGGATCGGGGTGCTTCCGTCGATTGCCGAGCATTTGCTTCCCGAGGTGATCGCCGAGTTCAGCCGCGAGCTTCCCGGCGTTCACTTTGAGATCTTTGAAGCCGTCGAGCAGGAATTGATCGCCGCCGTCAAAGTCGGGCGATGTGATCTCGGCCTGACCAGCGCGCGCATGCTCGAGCGTGGCATGACGTTCGAGGGATTGTTCAGCGACGACCTGTTCGCCGTCATGCTGTCGTCGCACCCCCTGGCCTCGCTGGACGAAATTCCAATCGCGGCTCTCGCCGAGCGGCCGCTCATCTTGACGAAATGGGGGACCAGTCTGCGTCTGGCGGCGAGCCAGGCCTTCGAGGACGAGGGCATCGCCATCGTGCCCGCCTATGAAGTGACGAACATGGCGACGGCCCTTGGATTTGCCGCGAAGGGTCTCGGCGTCGCGCTGCTGCCGGCCAGCGCAGTCAGGAACATGCAGAACGTCGCGACCGTCGCGAGGCCGCTGCGGGGGCAGGCTGGTTCGCGCATGATGGGCATTCTTCAGCTCGAAGGCGCCGTCAGCTATCCTCTCCAGCAAAGGTTCATCGCGCTGCTGCGCAGCGTCGTTGCGACAGCCGCGTCGCGACAGGTGCTTGCGCCGGAATCATGA
- a CDS encoding Lrp/AsnC family transcriptional regulator codes for MTTETDPIDRKILRHLVQDARISQVVLSERVGLSPTACTRRMLQLEKTGVIRGYSADVDAAELGFTMTVLVHITLDKQSEDALSAFEREIVKCPDVVSCFLMSGNDDYLVQVQARDMQDYERIHKQHLSRMPGVSRLHSSFVMRSVIERSISPAALGG; via the coding sequence ATGACGACCGAGACCGATCCGATCGACCGAAAGATCCTCCGCCATCTCGTCCAGGACGCGCGGATCAGTCAGGTCGTCCTCTCCGAACGGGTCGGGCTGTCGCCGACGGCTTGTACGCGACGGATGCTCCAACTCGAGAAGACCGGCGTCATCAGAGGATACTCGGCCGACGTCGACGCCGCCGAGCTCGGCTTCACGATGACGGTGCTGGTGCACATCACGCTGGACAAACAGAGCGAGGATGCGCTGTCGGCGTTCGAACGCGAGATCGTCAAATGCCCCGACGTGGTGTCCTGCTTTCTGATGTCGGGAAACGACGACTACCTCGTGCAGGTGCAGGCCCGCGACATGCAGGACTATGAGCGCATCCACAAACAGCATCTGTCCCGCATGCCTGGGGTGTCGCGCCTGCATTCGAGTTTCGTCATGCGCAGCGTCATCGAGCGCAGCATCTCGCCGGCCGCGCTCGGCGGTTAG
- the alr gene encoding alanine racemase, with product MRLGHRHAGATLTIDLAAIRWNYRRLAEMVGPKVRCGGVVKADAYGLGARQVAPALYGAGCRDFYVAHLDEALDLRPHLPPDASIVVLNGLPRGGEDDCADAGIVPVLNSLAQLDDWSACARKAGRVLGAIVQIDSGMSRLGLSPRELDELSHARLRGIDIRLVMSHLACADVADHAANAYQRARFCALADRFGGIPKSLANSSGIFLGPDFHYDAARPGAALYGINPTSSRPNPMRPVVRLAAAIVQTREIEAGDHVGYGWDFRVERPSRLATLSIGYADGLHRALGRAGAVYFEGRALAIAGRVSMDSITVDLGDLPAERLGRGAEIELIGPHQSVDELASASGTIGYEILTSLGDRFRRIYRDAADRPQDSDLQKRDDAMKALMP from the coding sequence ATGAGGCTGGGGCATCGTCATGCCGGGGCGACGCTGACGATCGATCTGGCGGCCATCCGGTGGAATTATCGCCGTCTGGCCGAGATGGTAGGACCGAAGGTCCGCTGCGGCGGGGTCGTCAAGGCGGATGCCTACGGGTTGGGTGCGCGCCAGGTCGCTCCGGCGCTCTATGGCGCCGGATGCCGGGATTTCTATGTCGCCCATCTCGATGAGGCGCTCGATCTGCGACCGCATCTGCCGCCCGACGCATCGATCGTGGTCCTGAACGGGCTGCCGCGCGGCGGCGAAGACGATTGCGCCGATGCAGGCATCGTGCCCGTCCTCAATTCGCTCGCGCAACTCGATGACTGGTCGGCCTGCGCGCGCAAGGCGGGCCGCGTGCTGGGGGCGATCGTACAGATCGACAGCGGCATGTCGCGGCTCGGGCTCTCGCCACGAGAACTTGACGAGCTTTCGCACGCGCGCCTGCGCGGCATCGATATTCGCCTGGTGATGAGCCATCTGGCCTGCGCCGATGTCGCCGATCACGCGGCGAATGCGTATCAGCGGGCGCGGTTCTGTGCGCTGGCCGATCGCTTCGGAGGGATTCCGAAGTCGCTGGCGAATTCGTCCGGAATCTTTCTCGGCCCCGACTTTCACTACGACGCCGCCCGGCCGGGTGCGGCGCTCTACGGCATCAATCCCACGTCGTCCCGGCCCAACCCGATGCGGCCGGTGGTTCGGCTCGCGGCCGCGATCGTTCAGACGCGCGAGATCGAAGCCGGCGATCACGTCGGCTACGGCTGGGATTTCCGCGTCGAACGGCCGTCGCGGTTGGCGACGCTGTCGATCGGTTATGCCGACGGCCTGCATCGCGCGCTGGGGCGAGCCGGCGCGGTGTACTTCGAGGGCCGCGCCCTTGCGATCGCCGGACGGGTGTCGATGGACAGCATCACCGTCGATCTCGGTGATCTGCCGGCCGAGCGCCTCGGGCGTGGCGCAGAGATCGAACTGATCGGTCCGCATCAGTCGGTCGACGAACTCGCCTCCGCGAGCGGCACCATCGGCTACGAAATCCTGACCAGCCTCGGCGATCGCTTTCGACGGATTTATCGCGATGCCGCCGACCGGCCGCAGGACAGTGACCTCCAAAAAAGAGACGATGCCATGAAAGCGCTGATGCCATGA
- a CDS encoding D-amino acid dehydrogenase — translation MKVLVMGAGVIGVTTAYYLAKAGFEVTVIDRQPGPGLETSFANAGEVSPGYSSPWAGPGVPRKAIQWILDRHGPLVVRPQIDPAMWRWVVQMLRNCTASRYALNKSRMVGIAEYSRDCLRALRADIGITYDERSQGTLQLFRKQSQLDAIGGDVEILRQYNVPFEVLDRAGCIRAEPGLAAVQNSFVGGLRLVDDETGDCHLFTQRLEAAAAALGVNFVYETTIRSIDAQGGAVAGVTTDKGRFVADRYVMALGSFSPLLLRPLGIDIPVYPVKGYSITVPIVDEPASPRSTVMDESYKVAITRLGDRIRVGGTAEIGDYQPRLRPNRRVTLDRSLTDLFPGAGDLSQATFWSGLRPMTPDGPPIIGPTRLANLHLNTGHGTLGWTMACGAARVAVDQLRSVEPEIDARALSLSRYQSGAASLGA, via the coding sequence ATGAAAGTTCTGGTGATGGGAGCCGGCGTGATCGGCGTCACGACGGCTTATTATCTGGCCAAGGCCGGCTTCGAGGTCACCGTGATCGACCGTCAGCCCGGCCCCGGCCTCGAGACGAGCTTCGCCAATGCGGGCGAAGTCTCGCCCGGATATTCTTCGCCATGGGCCGGCCCGGGCGTGCCGCGCAAGGCGATTCAATGGATTCTCGATCGCCACGGACCGCTGGTGGTGCGGCCGCAGATCGACCCGGCGATGTGGCGCTGGGTTGTCCAGATGCTGCGCAACTGCACCGCCAGCCGCTACGCGCTCAACAAGTCGCGGATGGTCGGCATCGCCGAATACAGCCGGGACTGTCTGCGCGCTCTGCGCGCTGATATCGGCATTACCTACGACGAGCGCAGCCAGGGCACGCTGCAGCTGTTTCGCAAGCAGTCGCAGCTCGATGCGATCGGCGGAGACGTCGAGATCCTGCGTCAGTACAATGTCCCGTTCGAAGTTTTGGATCGGGCCGGCTGCATTCGCGCGGAGCCCGGACTGGCCGCGGTGCAGAATTCGTTCGTCGGCGGCCTGCGACTGGTCGATGACGAGACCGGCGATTGTCATCTGTTCACGCAGCGGCTGGAGGCGGCCGCGGCCGCGCTGGGTGTGAATTTCGTCTACGAAACGACGATCCGGAGTATCGATGCGCAGGGCGGCGCGGTCGCCGGGGTGACGACCGACAAGGGCAGGTTCGTCGCCGACCGCTATGTGATGGCGCTCGGCAGTTTTTCGCCGTTGCTGCTGCGGCCGCTCGGCATCGATATTCCGGTCTATCCGGTCAAGGGCTATTCGATCACCGTTCCGATCGTCGACGAACCGGCGTCGCCGCGATCCACCGTAATGGATGAGAGCTACAAGGTCGCGATCACCCGGCTCGGCGATCGCATCCGCGTCGGCGGGACGGCGGAAATCGGCGACTACCAGCCGCGCCTGCGGCCGAACCGCCGAGTGACGCTGGATCGGTCATTGACCGATCTGTTTCCCGGCGCAGGTGACCTGTCGCAGGCGACGTTCTGGAGCGGATTGCGGCCCATGACGCCGGACGGGCCGCCGATCATCGGGCCGACCCGCCTCGCAAACCTGCATCTGAACACCGGGCATGGCACGCTGGGCTGGACCATGGCCTGCGGCGCGGCGCGCGTCGCGGTGGATCAGCTTCGGAGCGTCGAGCCCGAGATCGACGCGCGGGCGCTGTCGCTCAGCCGCTACCAATCGGGAGCGGCATCACTTGGCGCATGA
- a CDS encoding DUF4142 domain-containing protein, with product MKRAAIALSCLTLAAQICLLPTQVSAQPATNQTGSGAAVRISADTQKFIQQVTISDLFELATARLALARGTDAQKAFANRMIEDHGKTSAELKRFIVVGKVDIDVPSQLDSAHQGKYDALNNARGEEFTALYTAQQVEAHNQAIALFERYAANGDNAELKEWAANTVPALKHHLQMAQALDRQGGQAAAPASK from the coding sequence ATGAAACGCGCCGCCATCGCACTGAGCTGCCTCACGCTCGCTGCGCAGATATGCCTGCTCCCGACCCAGGTTTCCGCCCAGCCGGCGACCAATCAGACCGGCTCCGGCGCTGCCGTGAGGATCAGCGCGGACACGCAGAAATTCATTCAGCAGGTCACGATCTCGGATCTGTTCGAACTCGCGACCGCCCGGCTGGCTCTCGCGCGCGGCACCGACGCGCAGAAGGCCTTCGCCAACCGAATGATCGAGGACCACGGCAAGACGTCGGCCGAACTGAAGCGCTTCATCGTCGTCGGCAAAGTCGACATCGACGTGCCGAGCCAGCTCGACAGCGCGCATCAGGGCAAATACGACGCCCTGAACAACGCGCGCGGCGAGGAGTTCACGGCCTTGTACACTGCGCAGCAGGTCGAGGCGCACAATCAGGCGATCGCGTTGTTCGAACGCTATGCGGCCAATGGCGACAACGCCGAATTGAAGGAATGGGCGGCCAACACCGTGCCGGCGCTGAAGCACCATCTGCAGATGGCGCAGGCGCTCGATCGCCAGGGCGGGCAAGCGGCGGCTCCGGCATCCAAGTAA
- a CDS encoding SDR family oxidoreductase: protein MPSTYPKPPYPKQQQSMPGTTGEMNPRPDHGETTYKGAGRLEGMKALITGGDSGIGRAVAIAYAREGADILISYLNETEDAAELKALVEKEGRKAVLVAGDLQDPAHCRSVVTRAVDELGGVDILVNNAAHQATFKDIGDISDEEWELTFKVNIHAMFYLTKAAVPHMKPGSAIVNTASINSDAPNPSLLAYATTKGAIQNFTAGLAQLLAEKGIRANAVAPGPIWTPLIPSTMPEEVVENFGKNVPMKRAGQPAELATAYVMLADPRSSYTSGTTVAVTGGKPFI from the coding sequence ATGCCGTCGACCTATCCGAAGCCGCCCTATCCGAAGCAGCAGCAATCGATGCCGGGAACGACCGGCGAGATGAACCCGCGCCCCGATCACGGCGAGACGACTTACAAGGGGGCCGGCCGGTTGGAGGGCATGAAAGCTCTCATCACCGGCGGCGACAGCGGCATCGGTCGCGCCGTGGCGATTGCCTATGCGCGAGAGGGGGCCGACATCCTGATTTCGTATCTGAACGAAACGGAAGACGCAGCGGAGCTGAAAGCGCTGGTCGAGAAGGAGGGTCGCAAGGCCGTTCTGGTCGCCGGCGATCTGCAGGATCCGGCGCATTGCCGGTCGGTCGTGACGCGCGCGGTCGATGAACTCGGTGGTGTCGACATCCTGGTCAACAATGCGGCTCACCAGGCGACGTTCAAGGACATCGGCGACATCAGCGACGAGGAATGGGAGTTGACGTTCAAGGTCAACATCCACGCGATGTTCTATCTCACCAAGGCGGCGGTGCCGCACATGAAGCCCGGTAGCGCCATCGTCAATACGGCATCCATCAATTCGGATGCGCCGAACCCCTCGCTTCTCGCCTATGCGACGACAAAAGGGGCGATCCAGAACTTCACGGCCGGGCTGGCGCAGCTGCTCGCCGAGAAAGGCATCCGCGCGAATGCGGTCGCGCCCGGGCCGATCTGGACGCCGTTGATCCCCTCCACCATGCCGGAAGAGGTCGTCGAGAATTTCGGCAAGAACGTGCCGATGAAGCGCGCCGGCCAACCGGCCGAACTGGCGACGGCCTATGTCATGCTCGCCGATCCCCGCTCGAGCTACACATCCGGGACGACGGTCGCGGTGACGGGCGGGAAACCGTTCATCTGA
- a CDS encoding ParA family protein, whose translation MNVIVFASRKGGSGKSTLTAHLAAHVNKASRPCLLIDADPQGSLTLWHKLRGTNEPPLRTATRSVGEIIASAKRDGIEWVFIDTPPNLSAVVEDAIRNATMVIIPARPGVFDVNAVQDTIQTCRANRKPYAIVLNGAPALRGEGESRIVTIARDALAKFKAPVWGGQITNRADLLMALGEGQGAREYAAEGRAAYEINRLWAAIERSVKAIRGAGSAGGAMHKQAA comes from the coding sequence ATGAATGTCATCGTTTTTGCTTCGCGTAAGGGCGGCTCCGGGAAAAGTACCCTGACCGCGCATCTGGCTGCTCACGTCAACAAAGCGTCGCGCCCGTGTCTGCTGATCGATGCCGATCCTCAGGGGTCGCTGACATTGTGGCACAAGCTGCGTGGTACCAATGAGCCGCCGCTGCGCACCGCGACGCGGTCGGTCGGCGAGATCATCGCATCCGCCAAGCGCGACGGCATCGAATGGGTGTTCATCGACACGCCGCCGAATCTGTCCGCGGTGGTGGAGGACGCGATCCGCAACGCGACGATGGTGATCATTCCGGCGCGCCCGGGCGTGTTCGACGTCAACGCGGTGCAGGATACGATTCAGACCTGTCGTGCCAACCGCAAGCCTTACGCCATCGTGCTCAACGGTGCACCGGCTCTGCGCGGCGAGGGTGAAAGCCGGATCGTGACGATCGCCCGCGATGCGCTGGCCAAGTTCAAGGCGCCGGTCTGGGGCGGCCAGATCACCAACCGCGCCGATCTGCTGATGGCGCTCGGCGAGGGGCAGGGCGCCCGCGAATATGCGGCAGAAGGCCGCGCCGCCTACGAGATCAACCGTCTCTGGGCCGCGATCGAGCGTTCGGTGAAGGCGATCCGTGGGGCCGGCTCGGCCGGCGGTGCCATGCACAAGCAGGCCGCGTGA
- a CDS encoding LysR family transcriptional regulator, translating to MARHRDGFTDMDWDKLKVFHAAAEAGSFTHAGEQLGLSQSAVSRQVSALEQELSVSLFHRHARGLILTEQGDLLFRTAHDVFMQLQAARAKLTDSRERPSGDLKITTTPGLGIHWLVPRLGEFTALYPEIRISLIVTDEELDLSMREADVAIRTRKPTQPDLIQRKLFSIGFHAYCSPEYIKHFGTPRTLEELDNHRLIMLSDSQVPPHLQNRSWLVDAGRNGSGPREPYFKVNNILGLVRACQQGLGIAALPDYLVEDPNRLVQLFGEEDSIQLDTYFVYPEELKTVARVQVFRDFVVNKAQRWPS from the coding sequence ATGGCTCGACACCGCGACGGGTTCACCGATATGGATTGGGATAAGCTCAAGGTCTTCCACGCCGCCGCCGAAGCCGGCAGCTTCACCCATGCGGGTGAGCAGCTCGGGCTGTCGCAATCGGCGGTGTCGCGGCAGGTGAGCGCGCTGGAGCAGGAGCTTTCGGTCTCGCTGTTCCACCGCCACGCCCGCGGCCTGATCCTGACCGAACAGGGCGACCTGCTGTTCCGCACCGCGCACGACGTGTTCATGCAGCTCCAGGCCGCGCGCGCCAAGCTGACAGACAGCCGCGAACGGCCGAGCGGAGATCTCAAGATCACCACCACCCCCGGCCTGGGCATTCACTGGTTGGTGCCGCGGCTCGGCGAATTCACCGCGCTGTATCCCGAGATCCGGATCTCGCTGATCGTCACCGACGAAGAACTCGACCTGTCGATGCGCGAGGCCGACGTCGCGATCCGGACCCGCAAGCCGACCCAGCCCGACCTGATCCAGCGCAAGCTGTTCTCGATCGGCTTCCACGCTTATTGCTCGCCGGAATACATCAAGCATTTCGGCACGCCGCGGACGCTCGAGGAACTCGACAATCACCGCCTGATCATGTTGAGCGACAGCCAGGTGCCGCCGCATCTGCAGAACCGGAGCTGGCTGGTCGACGCCGGCCGCAACGGCTCCGGCCCCCGCGAGCCGTATTTCAAGGTCAACAACATTCTCGGCCTGGTGCGCGCCTGCCAGCAGGGCCTCGGCATCGCCGCGCTGCCGGACTACCTGGTCGAAGATCCCAACCGGCTGGTGCAATTGTTCGGCGAGGAAGATTCAATCCAGCTCGACACCTATTTCGTCTATCCGGAAGAGTTGAAGACGGTGGCGCGCGTGCAGGTGTTCCGCGATTTCGTGGTCAACAAGGCGCAGCGCTGGCCGAGCTGA
- the trxB gene encoding thioredoxin-disulfide reductase — translation MPSRVQAKVVIIGSGPAGYTAAIYAARAMLEPILIQGIQPGGQLTITTDVENYPGFADVIQGPWLMEQMERQARHVGTKIVTDLVVDLDLNQRPFRLTCDSGDVYIAETVILATGAQARWLGIPSEQTYKGFGVSACATCDGFFYRGKDVVVVGGGNTAVEEALFLTNFAASVTIVHRRDHFRAERILQERLFKHPKIKVVWDSEVDEICGSDSPTKVTHVRLKNVKTGALSEVRADGVFIAIGHAPATELVKDQLRLKPSGYVEVAPNSTATSVPGVFAAGDVADEIYRQAVTAAGLGCMAALEAERFLALRASERQAAE, via the coding sequence GTGCCCAGTCGAGTCCAGGCTAAAGTCGTGATCATCGGTTCCGGGCCGGCCGGTTACACCGCCGCGATCTATGCCGCGCGAGCCATGCTCGAGCCGATCCTGATCCAGGGCATCCAGCCCGGCGGGCAGCTCACCATCACCACCGATGTCGAGAACTATCCGGGCTTCGCCGACGTCATCCAGGGCCCCTGGCTGATGGAGCAGATGGAGCGGCAGGCCCGGCACGTCGGAACCAAGATCGTGACCGACCTCGTGGTCGATCTCGACCTCAACCAGCGGCCGTTCCGGCTGACCTGCGACAGCGGCGACGTCTACATCGCCGAGACCGTGATCCTGGCCACCGGCGCGCAGGCGCGCTGGCTCGGCATCCCGTCGGAGCAGACCTACAAGGGCTTCGGCGTCTCGGCCTGCGCGACCTGCGACGGCTTCTTCTATCGCGGCAAGGACGTCGTCGTGGTCGGCGGCGGCAACACCGCGGTCGAGGAAGCGCTGTTCCTGACCAACTTCGCCGCCAGCGTCACCATCGTGCATCGCCGCGATCATTTCCGCGCCGAGCGCATCCTGCAGGAGCGCCTGTTCAAGCACCCGAAGATCAAGGTGGTGTGGGACAGCGAGGTCGACGAGATCTGCGGCAGCGACAGCCCGACCAAGGTCACGCATGTCCGGCTGAAGAACGTCAAGACCGGTGCGCTCAGCGAGGTTCGCGCCGACGGCGTCTTCATCGCGATCGGTCACGCGCCGGCGACCGAACTGGTCAAGGACCAGCTCCGGCTGAAGCCGTCGGGCTACGTCGAAGTCGCCCCGAACTCCACCGCGACCTCGGTCCCCGGCGTGTTCGCCGCGGGCGATGTCGCCGATGAAATCTATCGCCAGGCCGTCACCGCCGCGGGCCTCGGCTGCATGGCCGCGCTGGAAGCCGAACGCTTCCTCGCCCTGCGCGCCAGCGAACGCCAGGCGGCGGAGTAG